From Limibacter armeniacum, one genomic window encodes:
- a CDS encoding L-rhamnose mutarotase yields MSRYKRYCKALSLTDNTTLIEEYKKVHAKGAAWPEITQGMKDVGIVDMEIYLLDTQLFMIMDTVEDFDHDHAMSLLAEKPRQSEWEAYVSRFQETDATASAKNKWQLMERIYELEQEQEYGKEEGQLKNTSKVTTF; encoded by the coding sequence ATGAGCCGCTACAAAAGATACTGTAAAGCACTAAGCCTCACAGATAATACAACACTGATTGAGGAATACAAGAAAGTACACGCCAAAGGTGCTGCCTGGCCCGAAATTACCCAAGGGATGAAAGATGTGGGCATCGTTGATATGGAGATTTACCTGTTGGATACGCAGCTATTTATGATCATGGATACAGTGGAAGACTTCGACCACGACCATGCAATGAGCCTTCTGGCAGAAAAACCTCGTCAGTCGGAGTGGGAAGCCTATGTATCTCGTTTTCAAGAAACGGATGCTACCGCTTCAGCCAAGAACAAATGGCAACTAATGGAACGCATCTACGAGCTGGAACAGGAGCAGGAATACGGCAAGGAAGAAGGGCAGCTCAAAAACACATCAAAAGTCACGACTTTTTAA